The Musa acuminata AAA Group cultivar baxijiao chromosome BXJ2-5, Cavendish_Baxijiao_AAA, whole genome shotgun sequence genomic interval GATTGTTCTACTTGTTTTTTGTTTCTCTCCAGTGAAATTAAACTGGCACTATGTATTTAGCTTTGAAGATATAGAACTCATAGCAAACATAAGCTTATATATCATCACAAATAAAAAATTGGAATTTGAAAGCCGAAGTCATTATGAACAGGtaagagaataaaaaaattattctagtagtaaatatattataattatagactagcatggatcaattgcaatccaTAGGGCATTTACAGGAAACTTGTGTCCTTATAAGTAATATTTCaggatttttttaatatattgaaGAATCTTTTGAAAGTTTATTGCTGAATTCTAATCATTCTTAGGGACACAGCTGGGCAGGAGAGATTCAGGAGCCTAATCCCAAGTTACATACGGGACTCTTCGGTTGCAGTCATTGTATATGATGTTGCAAGTATGCTTTCTTGGTAAATCTTATTGGTTATTTGACAAGATGTCTGTGTATCTAGTTTATTATGCATTTATCGTGTTCAAAGGAATCAACCAATGATTTTCCTCCTATTTTCTTTCTGATTGCTAATGATTCTAGCATGTAGATATCTGTGGAGCATGGACACACCGATTTGGGTGGCGTATCTATGTCGGACACTAATATGTTGTCGACATAGCTGAATACATGTCTGACAcgtctttttttaatttatttattatagttTTCTAACACATGCATTGGAATAACTCTCTCATTCCTTGCCGCTCCCACATTCATATTTTATGCGGGCGACGGAGAAACTAGTGCGGAGGGGTCTTCAACAGAAGTGGGCCCACATGAGGCCCAGCTGATGGTTGAAGTCGAGTGGTGGATTCTTGGTGGCTTCCCCAGGGCAGCATGGTCCCACCATTCTTTTGTCAACATTTCTTCTCCCTTGTCTACATTTCTGCTCCCTTCTTGTGTCGCCAAGTGTGAGAAGGCTTGATTTGCTATATTGGTCTCAAGAAATGATGGGAATAGTAGTGTTTCATGTATGGTAGTACTATAATATCACATAACAATATTTACTGATGGTAAATTCATTACTTTATTGCCTTTTATTCTGATTAACTTGTCTTGTTAATTGACCATGTAAcaagaataaaataaattatatgaacATATGTtggaaatttatttaaaaaatattaaatgtactATGTGGAATTTAACTACTTGTACTATAAGCTATAATTTGGTGCAAGGCTCATGtggaaatatttttttgttgaaTCATTATTTGGTAGATTAACAACAAAGACTTGTATGGATTGTAATTTTATATACTGAAAAAATTGCTtgtatttaatatataattttatatgctGTAGAATTCAAACACTGTATGTTCTATTTTTATTCAGTtgaatttttgttttgttttctgaCAAATTTAATTATATTGCAGTTGTACTATCTAAGTACATTTAAACTTttatgatgatatttatttgttcacattggtaagtttataaaatttaagtataaatactataaaactcatgttaattcaatattatattatatatataaataaaataaaaaatgcacGTGTCTTTGCCATGTCCGTGtcctaatttttttgaaaatggtGTGTCATAGTGTCTATCTCCTGTGTCCTGTGTCCATGTTTCTTAGGGAGACATAGTCAAGATTCACATACTatacatattctttttctttAGATTATGTCATCCTGGTTGTAAGAACTATCATTTATTACTTTGTGATTTGTGTTGCAGGTCGGCAATCTTTCTTAAATACTTCAAAATGGATTGAAGAAGTTCGAACGGAGAGGGGAAGCGATGTCATCATTGTCGTTGTTGGGAATAAAACAGACCTGGTTGACAAAAGGTGACCAATGCCTTTGTATGCTTTATTTAATTTGGTGAATTTTAGACAAGGTGATTGCTTGGACAACAAagttaaaagaaatgcaaaaataATTTCCTCTTACCTTATTGTTTTATAAAAGTGTTCTGTAAGACTGTCGAATTTTCTTTAGTCTTAGCTCAAGAAACAGATTAAGAATAGACTGAAAATAAAGTAAAGATAATGGTAGCAATACTGAAGAACAAGATTGTATAAAGAGCATAACCATTTTGACATGGGAGGCCTGGATATTCTTAGAGAGCATAAATTCAATAAAAGCTGGGTTTTTCATAAATTTGTTTAACCACATAAAACAAGATTGCTATTTTAACTGTCTTTGCATCATTTTTTGTCAATTTTTTCTTCCTAGTTTTCCATGCTTGCCTGAGGGTTCTttgatttaatttttaaatattggtTGACATAATTGAgttatatttttcattttatgGAATAGGCAAGTCTCTATAGAGGAAGGAGAAGCTAAAGCACAGGAACTTGGTGTCATGTTCATTGAGACAAGCGCAAAAGCTGGCTTCAATATAAAGGTTCACTTACACTCCAGCATTccatattttgtttttattttgtcCAGAAAATAGAAACTTTTAAAATAGACAATACATCGTTGCATGCTCATGCTTTATCAATTGATAAAGAAAAGAGCCGCTTGACAAAGCAGAGCCCAAACAGCCTTCAGATGGATCAGCCATGCGGttgaattttttgctttcttcatctgGTAAAGATTGTTTTCTGAGGTGCAAAAAATCACTTCAGTGAAGGACCTTAAatgagaatgatgaatttttgaagAGAAATAAGATTTGAGCTTTTTGTTCCCAGCTGATTAAGGCCCTAATCAAGTCTGAGGTTGCTGAGGAAACACCAGGAAAATAAGGGGATATTTTAGTTGATATACAATGTGGTACTGAAACGATGTTTTGAATGTTTTTCCTATGGATTTCTCAACTCCATATTTCAGATTTTTAAGGATTAGTCCTCTCCACTTATCTCTGTGACATCCATTGCTTAAGTGACCACTGACTGCTTCCTTGGTCTTTTCAGGCTCTGTTTCGAAAGATTGCTGCTGCTCTCCCAGGGATGGAAAATCTTTCTTCAACTAGGCAGGAAGACATGGTCGATGTAAATCTGAAGGCCACAAATGCGAATTCATATCAGTCGCAGCAACAGTCTGGAGGTTGTAGCTGTTGAAGttatcatatttatagaggtgttGTATTTACTCAGATTCCATCGACTTATAAAACTGCTTCAGCAAAATTAGGATGGGATGGTTTATGGTAGTTTTGCCTGCGCAAGTCTTCTGTTATTTCCTGGTGTGTGCTAAACATTATTTTCTGCATTTTCAGATTATTTTTTCTTGTTAGAGGGATCATGTATTCTTCAATTGCAGAGAGAGGTGGTAACACTAATAAATAATGTGTGTTTAACTTGGTCTTAGGAAATATAGTTAATAGAAAGTTATCAGTCATTTATTGATACACAAGTGGATCTGATTTTTATCGATAATTGATACGGTCCATGCATTGTGCTCGAGGTGTGGATCCAAATTTGGACGGAGGCATGACAAGCCTCGCTCATCAATTTAATTTGAATTATGCGTGCGCAATGGAACATGTGCAATTGTTTGAGTTCAGGCAATAATGCATTGGTTTATCATGGAGGTAACTTAGGAATCATGGTGAAATAACGAGGACTCGAAAGAGATATTAGGCCCATAATTTAACTTATCTGCCGTTAAGAGACATAGATTAACATTTATTTTTAGATCTATTCACTTAGGTACTTCTGAATGAGAAAGCGATAATAATAGGATAGATAATAAGATCCGAGGAAATATGACTGgaaattattgatttttattgaATGTTTAATTACATTATCCTCTTGTACATTTTGGATCGTCATAGTATGTGGAAACATAACATAGATATTATTCCTAAATattgatataaaaataatttaatttaattaccaAGCACTATAAAAGAtagcataaaaataaataaataaataacgtaCGACAATAATATACAAACAAATATAAATCTATGTAAAatataaacagaaaaaaaaaatcaaagtcacGTATTATGATCAACTATAATTTCGATTTTAATTTCAGAAATCATAAGGTCAACGTGTAAAAGGATTTATTCATTCCGATTCTAATCCTATTACAATTTTGAATTTTGTTATCGATTCCAATTCCAATAAGCGCCACGAGAGTATGATGAAAATAAAATGAATAAAAGTAAGATCCATGATTTATCTTTGCAATTTGTGCCAGCTAAGGCGCCTTATCGTAAGTTGCTTCCGTTAGTGTGCATGCTATATAATGCACCGATCTGCGCATCATGCACGCGTCTTTCGTGATCatgtcatgctaactacgaatatttcTACGATCCCAGTGACATTAGTGGGGACAGAAATCGTAAATCAACAGACAAGGAAGTCGTAGGTTTCCTAATAGAGATTAGAGAGGCTCGGGAGAGTAGGGTTCTGTTGAACGAGGATGAGGAATATATAGAACTCCACCCGGCCCAAAATCCCTTCTCCTCTTCGCTTTTCTCCGTCTCCTCGAGCATGGACGAACTCGACAAGATGGAGCTTCACATGACAGGTCAGTTTCCTCCCTCCCGATGACCGCAATCTTCTCCATGATTCCTTCTCGATCTGATATTCTTTTCTTGTGCTACATTTACTTACATCTAGGGAAAAAAAAAGATCCGCAATCCTTTGCAGGGATTTATACGTTAAAGACCTTCCTTTTAGAATAATCGACCTTTTCTCCGTTGATTGGAGACGGAAGTCAGGGTTCGTGGTTACGATTCGCGATTGAATGAGTCAACCTTTAGGCACAAAGTTTCTTTTGCTTGTTTTCATCCTTTGACTTTTGGTAATTTACTTCGCGAGCCTTCCAAGCTCCGATTTTAGGTCGTAGAGACGACAAATGTGGGAACCGTCCCTTTAGGTTTTTGGGATTCAATTAGGATTGCGAGTGGGGCATATGTTGGTCTCTTCCGGATCATTTGAGCTTGGGATCTTCGTATGGCCGGATAATTC includes:
- the LOC135612373 gene encoding ras-related protein RABH1b, whose product is MAPVSALAKYKLVFLGDQSVGKTSIITRFMYDKFDNTYQATIGIDFLSKTMYLEDRTVRLQLWDTAGQERFRSLIPSYIRDSSVAVIVYDVASRQSFLNTSKWIEEVRTERGSDVIIVVVGNKTDLVDKRQVSIEEGEAKAQELGVMFIETSAKAGFNIKALFRKIAAALPGMENLSSTRQEDMVDVNLKATNANSYQSQQQSGGCSC